Proteins from one Candidatus Desulfovibrio trichonymphae genomic window:
- a CDS encoding metal-dependent hydrolase, with amino-acid sequence MSDVLDQRMAGLAGSARGRQQTFNRIHRGTTHWFGWWAAVFAGALLLSLTPAARAAATGLGFGGLSHVILDMLTPQGVPLQPFPRTGRFSFNLCSTGSLGEYCFLAGVVAATWFFLGTDVLRVVRRLGRSVFFSAVVIQLAEISHVNCPEHTAGSFPIQKTA; translated from the coding sequence TTGTCTGACGTTCTGGATCAGCGCATGGCGGGTCTGGCCGGTTCGGCGCGCGGACGACAGCAGACGTTCAACCGCATTCACCGGGGAACCACGCACTGGTTCGGCTGGTGGGCGGCTGTTTTTGCAGGCGCGTTGCTTTTGTCGTTGACGCCGGCGGCGCGGGCAGCGGCGACAGGTCTCGGCTTCGGCGGATTAAGCCATGTGATTCTGGACATGCTCACGCCGCAGGGCGTGCCCTTGCAGCCTTTTCCCCGCACGGGCCGTTTTTCTTTCAATCTCTGTTCCACCGGCAGCCTCGGCGAATATTGTTTTCTTGCGGGTGTTGTCGCCGCGACCTGGTTTTTTCTGGGCACAGACGTCTTGCGCGTGGTGCGGCGTCTGGGGCGGAGCGTTTTTTTTAGCGCGGTTGTCATTCAACTAGCGGAGATTTCACATGTGAACTGCCCTGAACACACCGCCGGATCGTTTCCCATACAGAAGACGGCGTGA
- a CDS encoding adenine nucleotide alpha-hydrolase family protein has protein sequence MTSSQSLPDREHSLHDHLRSLGALSVAFSGGVDSRFLSFTALRLGLDVRVLHVKGPHIPAEESAWAESWAELNGLSLTLLSIDPLQVPEIAANGRERCYHCKNAVFRALRAEAGDLPLCDGTNASDGEGYRPGLRALRELGIISPLAAAGLRKVDIRALARKNGMDMPDQSAHPCLFTRYNYGIRPTYASLAALNTAEEAVGLVLRRHAVLTRGADAEDPQAERGRFRLRFEQEGQAVLHVAYADLTDAVLAALRGVLAETGFSDVPVVTVEQISGHFDNLPSAG, from the coding sequence ATGACATCATCCCAATCATTGCCTGACCGTGAACATTCGCTGCACGATCATCTGCGCTCGCTGGGCGCTCTGTCCGTCGCCTTTTCCGGCGGCGTGGACAGCCGTTTTCTCAGTTTTACGGCATTGCGTCTGGGGCTGGATGTCAGGGTGCTGCATGTGAAAGGGCCGCACATTCCCGCCGAGGAGAGCGCCTGGGCTGAAAGCTGGGCTGAACTGAACGGGCTTTCTCTGACGCTGCTGTCCATTGACCCGTTGCAGGTTCCTGAGATTGCGGCGAACGGCAGGGAGCGCTGTTATCATTGCAAAAACGCGGTTTTCAGGGCGCTCAGGGCGGAAGCGGGTGATCTGCCGCTGTGCGACGGCACAAACGCTTCGGATGGAGAAGGATACAGGCCCGGCTTGCGCGCCCTCAGAGAATTGGGCATTATTTCTCCACTGGCCGCAGCCGGGCTGCGCAAAGTCGATATTCGGGCGCTGGCCCGGAAAAACGGCATGGACATGCCCGATCAGTCGGCCCATCCGTGTTTGTTTACCAGGTATAACTACGGCATCCGCCCGACATATGCAAGTCTGGCTGCTCTGAACACGGCGGAAGAAGCCGTCGGGCTTGTGCTGCGGCGTCATGCCGTGCTCACACGCGGCGCGGATGCGGAAGACCCGCAGGCGGAAAGGGGCCGTTTCCGCCTGCGCTTTGAGCAGGAGGGGCAGGCGGTGCTGCATGTGGCTTACGCAGACTTGACAGACGCCGTGCTGGCGGCCCTGCGCGGCGTTTTGGCGGAAACAGGGTTCAGTGATGTCCCTGTGGTGACGGTGGAACAGATCAGCGGGCATTTTGACAACTTGCCAAGCGCGGGTTAA
- the murJ gene encoding murein biosynthesis integral membrane protein MurJ yields the protein MKKCKLELHGTQAPSGACAKASGSRRETTLMPGLATRHRMGPAALILAVSAILSRLMGLVRDKVISWQFGASGEADMYFAAFVVPDIINYLLAGGFMSITIIPLLSRRFAEDEDDAWRFFSCVFCWTLAGSILLTAFGMFAAEPLARLTAPGFAPDQWQRLAFFMRIILPAQIFFLCGACLTALLYLRRQFSIPALAPLVYNGCIIATGLLLPVVAPVQGMTGYCAGVTVGAALGTFFLPLRVAAAGGLRLRPIWRHALMGRFLLTALPLMLGQTVIMLDEQFLRVFGSLVGDGAVSLLNYARRIAQVPVGLMGQAAAVASYPFLVSLLTQGENKRFHQTLRTALSAGLALVIPCALWMAASAWPVLCVIFQGGSFGAEETLAAAPLTRLMLAPAPFWIVYMVLVRGFYAYGDTVTPAATGTLVTLICLPVYYFWAVPAGAAGIAALSGASVSLYTLWLVGIWIHRHGKSAFAGIRGLGLRVFFCALPGAAAAWLISEYCLRELPLPPIGAACVALVAGGCVFALLFLPLSRAFTPSSVWETIRRCVQGSSHVKSPLVE from the coding sequence GTGAAAAAATGCAAGCTTGAACTACATGGCACTCAAGCTCCCTCCGGGGCTTGCGCCAAGGCCTCTGGCAGCCGCCGGGAAACCACACTGATGCCGGGGCTCGCCACACGTCACCGCATGGGCCCGGCAGCGCTGATTCTGGCTGTCAGCGCCATTCTTTCACGGCTCATGGGCCTTGTGCGGGACAAAGTTATTTCCTGGCAATTCGGCGCGAGTGGCGAGGCGGATATGTATTTTGCCGCCTTTGTGGTGCCGGACATCATTAATTATCTGCTGGCTGGCGGCTTCATGTCCATCACCATCATCCCCCTGCTCTCCCGCAGATTTGCGGAGGACGAGGACGACGCCTGGCGCTTTTTTTCCTGCGTCTTCTGTTGGACGCTGGCCGGCTCAATCCTTCTCACAGCATTCGGCATGTTCGCGGCGGAACCTCTGGCCCGGTTGACCGCTCCGGGCTTCGCCCCCGACCAGTGGCAACGCCTGGCTTTCTTTATGAGAATTATTCTGCCTGCCCAGATATTTTTTCTCTGCGGCGCCTGCCTCACTGCCCTGCTCTATCTGCGGCGGCAGTTCAGCATACCGGCGCTTGCGCCGCTGGTCTATAACGGCTGCATCATCGCCACGGGTCTGCTGCTGCCAGTTGTCGCTCCTGTTCAGGGCATGACAGGGTATTGCGCCGGCGTCACTGTCGGCGCTGCCCTGGGCACTTTTTTCCTACCCCTGCGCGTTGCGGCAGCGGGCGGGCTGCGTTTGCGACCGATCTGGCGGCACGCGCTCATGGGCAGATTTCTGCTCACGGCCCTGCCGCTCATGCTGGGGCAGACCGTCATCATGCTGGACGAACAGTTTCTGCGCGTTTTCGGCAGTCTGGTCGGTGACGGCGCGGTCAGCCTGCTCAATTACGCGCGGCGCATCGCCCAGGTTCCTGTTGGTCTCATGGGACAGGCCGCCGCCGTGGCTTCCTACCCATTTCTCGTGAGTCTACTGACGCAGGGCGAAAACAAACGCTTTCACCAGACACTACGCACAGCTCTGAGCGCCGGACTGGCGCTTGTCATCCCCTGTGCGCTCTGGATGGCGGCGTCCGCCTGGCCTGTTTTATGCGTCATCTTTCAGGGCGGGAGCTTCGGCGCGGAGGAAACGCTGGCCGCAGCACCGTTGACCCGGCTCATGCTGGCGCCGGCCCCGTTCTGGATTGTCTACATGGTGCTGGTGCGGGGCTTCTACGCTTACGGCGACACTGTCACCCCTGCCGCCACAGGCACACTCGTCACCCTGATATGTCTGCCTGTTTACTACTTCTGGGCTGTTCCCGCGGGCGCGGCCGGCATAGCCGCGCTTTCCGGCGCAAGCGTCAGCCTGTACACGCTCTGGCTCGTGGGGATATGGATTCATCGCCACGGCAAAAGTGCTTTTGCCGGGATCCGCGGCCTTGGGCTGCGGGTCTTTTTCTGCGCTCTGCCGGGCGCGGCAGCGGCCTGGCTTATATCCGAATACTGTCTGCGGGAGCTGCCGCTTCCGCCCATCGGCGCGGCCTGCGTGGCGCTGGTAGCCGGCGGCTGCGTCTTTGCCCTGCTCTTTCTGCCCCTGTCCCGCGCGTTCACGCCGTCTTCTGTATGGGAAACGATCCGGCGGTGTGTTCAGGGCAGTTCACATGTGAAATCTCCGCTAGTTGAATGA
- a CDS encoding Bax inhibitor-1/YccA family protein has protein sequence MSPTTRTIAQSGVSAASVYMRQVYQWMTVGMALTAAVAYGVTSSPDLQQTILDNSLITVALIIAQFGLVIALSAAVHKMSGQTATGLFLLYSALTGAMLSSVFVVYSTASISNAFLTTAGTFLAMSLYGTVTKRDLTAFGSFLFMGLIGIVIAMLVNIFLQSTLMDFIITCLGVLIFTGLTAYDTQKLRRFGETAPLNDGTAVRRGAILGALTLYLDFINLFLLLLRLFGTNRN, from the coding sequence ATGTCGCCAACTACCCGCACTATCGCCCAAAGCGGCGTCAGCGCCGCTTCCGTCTATATGCGTCAAGTCTATCAGTGGATGACGGTCGGTATGGCCCTGACCGCTGCTGTGGCTTACGGAGTGACGTCGTCGCCCGATCTGCAGCAGACCATACTGGACAACAGCCTTATCACGGTAGCGCTGATTATCGCCCAGTTCGGCCTTGTCATAGCTCTCTCCGCCGCCGTGCATAAAATGTCCGGGCAGACGGCCACAGGCCTTTTTCTGCTCTATTCAGCCCTGACCGGGGCCATGCTTTCGTCCGTTTTCGTCGTCTATTCCACAGCTTCCATTTCCAACGCCTTTCTGACGACGGCGGGTACCTTTCTCGCCATGTCCCTTTACGGCACTGTGACAAAACGCGACCTTACAGCCTTCGGCAGTTTTTTATTCATGGGGCTTATAGGCATTGTCATCGCCATGCTGGTCAATATTTTTCTGCAAAGCACCTTGATGGATTTCATCATAACCTGCCTCGGCGTTCTGATTTTTACCGGACTCACAGCGTACGACACGCAAAAACTGCGTCGTTTCGGCGAAACCGCCCCTCTGAATGACGGCACGGCTGTCCGGCGCGGAGCGATATTGGGCGCGTTGACCCTGTACCTTGATTTTATCAATCTCTTCCTCCTGCTGCTGCGCTTGTTCGGCACCAACCGTAACTGA